TCGCACGGTTCCTGCCACCAGCAGGCCAAGAGCCGTGAAGGCAACGGCGCCCAGGGCCAGCTGCAAGGCTGCGGGCACCAGGCCTGCCAGCTCCGGCCGCCAGCCGAGCAGCAGCGCAACCACGGACACCAGGACCACCTGGATGCACAGCACGGCGAGAACGGCAATGACCTTGCCCGCAATCAGTCCGGCCCGGCCCAGCGGGGTGGTGGAGAGGTACCGCAGCACCCCGTACCGGCGGTCAAAGCCCGTGGCGATGCCCTGCCCGGTAAAGGCAGTCGACATGGCGCACAGCGCGAAGATGCCCGGCGTGGCCATATTGATCCGGCTGGTGCCGTAGCCGTCCAGCAGGGGAGTGACCACCAGGGCCACCATGGCCATCAGCGGCAGCACCACGGCGAGGATCAACTGCTCCCCGTTGCGCAGCATCATCACGGCCTCATAGCGGCCCTGGTTCAGGATGCGTGCCGGAAGCGAAGCGGGAGCGCTCAACGGATGGTCCTTCCGGAAAGGTCGAGGAACACGTCTTCCAAGGTGCGCGAGGCCATATGGACCGACGACGGCAGGATCTGCCGCTCGGCCCACCACGCGGCGACGGCGGCCAGGTCCGAAGGAGTAAGGGCACCGCGCAGGGCGTAGTGCCCGGGGGCGGCCTCGGCAATGTCCAGGTGCTGCAGTGCACCTGACGCGAGGGCCGCGACGTCGAGGCCCGGGTCGGCGTCGAACGTCAGCAGGCGCTGCTCGGCCTGATGTCCGGTGGCCGAGGTCAGCTCGGCCACGGTACCGGAGGCAACGGTCTTGCCGGCGTCGATGATGTAGACGTAGTCCGCCAGCTTCTGCGCATCGTCCATCAAGTGGGTGGTAAGGATGATACCCAGGCCCTCGGAGCGCAGTTCGGAAATCAGGTCGAAGACAATCTGCCGGGACTGCGGGTCCAGCCCGGCACTGGGCTCGTCCAAAAACAGCACCTCGGGCCGGCCAATCAGGGCCGCCGCCATGGCCAGCCGCTGCTTCTGGCCGCCGGAGAGCCTCCGGATGCCGGTGTTGGCGAAGCTGCCAATACCCAGCCGCTCCACGAGTTCGGCCACCGGACGGGGCGACTCGTACATGCGGGCAACGTGTTCCAGCAGGGCCACGGGACGGGCCGACGGCGGCAGGCCGCCTTCCTGCAGCATCACGCCTACGCGGCTGCGCAGGTGGGCGTCGGCGCGGTAAGGGTCCTGCCCGAGCAGCCGGATTTCCCCGCCGTCTATGGGCTGCAGGCCCTGAGCGCACTCCAGGGTGGTGGTCTTGCCGGCGCCGTTGGCGCCAAGGAGGGCGGTGACGGCGCCGCGGCGGGCAGTAAAGTCGACGCCGGCCAGCACGCGGACCATCCTGCCGTCCAAACCAGCAACCGGGCCACAGTCCTTGATCAGACCTTTAATGGTCAGGCAGGGTTCATCGTTAGGCACCTGCATATTCTACGTTAGGTAGTACAAGCTCCCGCACGAGGCACTGCCGGGTCCGGCACGGCCGATGGCAAGCCTTGCCTTAGTGGAATCAGGGAACAGATTAGGTCATGCTTGTGTTGTGTATTCTGTGAGCAACTCTGATACGAAGGCGGCGGCCCCGCCGAGCGCTGCCCGCGAAGCGGAGGAGCGCACCCGGGACAAGGTGCTGGGTGCGGTTCTGGAACACGGCCCGGTCAGTGCGGCTGAGCTGGGCGAACGGCTCGGCTTCACGCCGGCAGCCGTGCGCCGCCACCTCGACGCCCTGTCCACCAAGGGCCTGATCCAGGTCAAGCTGGTGCGGAACTCCTCATCCGGAGCCGGCCGCCCGGCCCGCCGCTACGTGCTTAGTCCGCAGGGCCAGGCATATCTGGGCAATGACTACCTGGACATCGCCACCGAAGCGCTGCGCCAGCTGGGTGCAGCACTGGGCCCGCAGGCCATCGAGGCCTTCGCGGCCGAACGCTTCGGCCAGATGGAGGAACGGTACCGTCCCGTTGTCGACGCCGCAGGCCCCGAGGTCGCCGACCGCGCCCAGGCACTGGCCGCGGAACTGAGCAAGGACGGCTTCGTGGCATCAACCACCATGATCGGCGCCGGGGCGAAGAAGAGTACGCTGCTTAGCATCCAGCTGTGCCAGGCGCACTGCCCCATACAGGGATTAGCCACGGCCTATCCCGTCTTCTGTGACAAGGAGACCGAAGTTTTTGCCCGCCTTCTGGACGTGGACGTCCGCAGACTGTCCACTT
This Arthrobacter sp. zg-Y20 DNA region includes the following protein-coding sequences:
- a CDS encoding ABC transporter permease, which gives rise to MSAPASLPARILNQGRYEAVMMLRNGEQLILAVVLPLMAMVALVVTPLLDGYGTSRINMATPGIFALCAMSTAFTGQGIATGFDRRYGVLRYLSTTPLGRAGLIAGKVIAVLAVLCIQVVLVSVVALLLGWRPELAGLVPAALQLALGAVAFTALGLLVAGTVRPEATLAITNLLWILLAAAGGIIIPVGNLPDLLQPFIEVLPSAALGDALRSALIDSQFNISATLILLAWTILGGLGAVRWFKWS
- a CDS encoding ABC transporter ATP-binding protein; this encodes MQVPNDEPCLTIKGLIKDCGPVAGLDGRMVRVLAGVDFTARRGAVTALLGANGAGKTTTLECAQGLQPIDGGEIRLLGQDPYRADAHLRSRVGVMLQEGGLPPSARPVALLEHVARMYESPRPVAELVERLGIGSFANTGIRRLSGGQKQRLAMAAALIGRPEVLFLDEPSAGLDPQSRQIVFDLISELRSEGLGIILTTHLMDDAQKLADYVYIIDAGKTVASGTVAELTSATGHQAEQRLLTFDADPGLDVAALASGALQHLDIAEAAPGHYALRGALTPSDLAAVAAWWAERQILPSSVHMASRTLEDVFLDLSGRTIR
- a CDS encoding MarR family transcriptional regulator, with the translated sequence MYSVSNSDTKAAAPPSAAREAEERTRDKVLGAVLEHGPVSAAELGERLGFTPAAVRRHLDALSTKGLIQVKLVRNSSSGAGRPARRYVLSPQGQAYLGNDYLDIATEALRQLGAALGPQAIEAFAAERFGQMEERYRPVVDAAGPEVADRAQALAAELSKDGFVASTTMIGAGAKKSTLLSIQLCQAHCPIQGLATAYPVFCDKETEVFARLLDVDVRRLSTLSRGGHVCTTHIPVGRNRSAPQVPLHAETPQSTSIHQQERP